In Vanessa atalanta chromosome 3, ilVanAtal1.2, whole genome shotgun sequence, one genomic interval encodes:
- the LOC125077149 gene encoding protein crossbronx homolog isoform X1, which yields MNEDTYVNAKNMKEGGYSIFHQEYIIMAEYRMLQTENLPGIYVIPSHENSFLWYGVIFIRSGTYGGGVFRFTLTLPEKFPDDTVPTITFTSQMFHPAIDAVTGILSLSEVFPQWDRKQNHIWQILKYLHWIFHNLNMKVPANNEASTLYKTNRKLFIDKVKESIANSNEHIYDEPPTEDKHYITFKPYDPNVHDSAKNMMLKVPGGNESSHGISWVQSGSYQSFSKDDTA from the exons ATGAATGAAGATACATATGTAAACGCTAAAAACATGAAGGAAGGAGGATATTCTATTTTTCATCAAGAATACATCATCATGGCAGAata TCGTATGCTGCAAACTGAAAATTTACCTGGCATTTATGTCATACCGTCCCATGAAAACTCATTTC tttggtatggtgtaatatttattagatcGGGTACATATGGAGGAGGAGTGTTTAGGTTTACTTTAACTTTACCTGAAAAATTCCCAGATGACACAGTTCCT actaTAACTTTTACATCACAAATGTTTCATCCAGCAATAGACGCTGTGACTGGTATTCTTAGCCTTAGTGAAGTTTTCCCACAGTGGGACAGGAAACAAAATCACATTTGGCAAATCCTAAAATACTTGCACTGGATATTTCACAATTTGAATATGAAAGTACCAGCAAATAATGAAGCTTCTACAct TTACAAGACAAATAGaaagttatttattgataaGGTAAAAGAAAGTATAGCCAATAGTAATGAGCATATATACGACGAACCTCCGACTGAAGATAAGCATTATATAACATTCAAACCCTATGATCCGAATGTACATGACTCTGCTAAAAACATGATGTTAAAGGTTCCTGGTGGTAATGAAAGTTCACACGGTATTTCATGGGTACAATCTGGATCTTATCAATCTTTTTCTAAGGATGATACTGCATAG
- the LOC125077150 gene encoding UPF0598 protein CG30010, with protein sequence MNFIRRSLAYPTKYLNIQKRLLKYVQGQEPEPKIREYFYFIDHQGMLFLDDSRMKNFTSCFKEKKFLEFFFKRVRLNKTGKYQDEFPFISLCGRERNYIRCDDLPIVYTHIITKGNPETDFLTFGYAGESLMSQFQPEKVYMLPETGRVYHPADDKYGGIGLVRSKLSIEISKYFTFDNGENAPPTHFNWKDRNYQLDQSWFAETVHKHNIKIRTVPD encoded by the exons atgaacttCATTCGTAGGTCCTTAGCGTatccaacaaaatatttaaatatacaaaaacgttTACTAAAGTATGTACAAGGTCAAGAGCCTGAACCAAAAAttcgtgaatatttttattttattgaccatCAAGGCATG ttatttttagATGATTCAAGAATGAAAAATTTTACATCATGTTTTAAAGAAAAGAAATTTTTAGAATTCTTCTTTAAGCGTGttcgattaaataaaactgGAAAATATCAAGATGAATTTCCTTTTATATCTTTATGTGGAAGAGAGAGGAATTATATAAGATGTGACGATCTACCAATTGTTTATACACATATCATAACTAAAGGAAACCCTGAAACAGATTTTTTGACGTTTGGCTATGCTGGTGAATCGTTAATGTCTCAATTTCAACCTGAAAAAGTTTACATGTTACCTGAAACTGGTAGAGTCTACCATCCTGCTGATGATAAATATGGAGGTATTGGGCTTGTTAGATCTAAACTTTCTATTGAAATAAGTAAGTATTTCACATTTGATAATGGAGAAAATGCACCCCCAACACATTTTAATTGGAAGGACAGAAATTATCAATTGGATCAATCATGGTTTGCAGAAACAgttcataaacataatattaaaataagaactgTCCCtgattag
- the LOC125077149 gene encoding protein crossbronx homolog isoform X2: MLQTENLPGIYVIPSHENSFLWYGVIFIRSGTYGGGVFRFTLTLPEKFPDDTVPTITFTSQMFHPAIDAVTGILSLSEVFPQWDRKQNHIWQILKYLHWIFHNLNMKVPANNEASTLYKTNRKLFIDKVKESIANSNEHIYDEPPTEDKHYITFKPYDPNVHDSAKNMMLKVPGGNESSHGISWVQSGSYQSFSKDDTA, encoded by the exons ATGCTGCAAACTGAAAATTTACCTGGCATTTATGTCATACCGTCCCATGAAAACTCATTTC tttggtatggtgtaatatttattagatcGGGTACATATGGAGGAGGAGTGTTTAGGTTTACTTTAACTTTACCTGAAAAATTCCCAGATGACACAGTTCCT actaTAACTTTTACATCACAAATGTTTCATCCAGCAATAGACGCTGTGACTGGTATTCTTAGCCTTAGTGAAGTTTTCCCACAGTGGGACAGGAAACAAAATCACATTTGGCAAATCCTAAAATACTTGCACTGGATATTTCACAATTTGAATATGAAAGTACCAGCAAATAATGAAGCTTCTACAct TTACAAGACAAATAGaaagttatttattgataaGGTAAAAGAAAGTATAGCCAATAGTAATGAGCATATATACGACGAACCTCCGACTGAAGATAAGCATTATATAACATTCAAACCCTATGATCCGAATGTACATGACTCTGCTAAAAACATGATGTTAAAGGTTCCTGGTGGTAATGAAAGTTCACACGGTATTTCATGGGTACAATCTGGATCTTATCAATCTTTTTCTAAGGATGATACTGCATAG